From Sediminibacterium sp. TEGAF015, a single genomic window includes:
- the hisIE gene encoding bifunctional phosphoribosyl-AMP cyclohydrolase/phosphoribosyl-ATP diphosphatase HisIE, with amino-acid sequence MKIDFEKYTDGLVPAVIQDFQTHKVLMLGFMNAEAVEKTMELQKVTFFSRSKQRLWTKGEESGHFLHLKSIAVDCDNDTLLIQALPEGPTCHTGSDTCWNEKNHADHFLTYLEQIITLRKNGRPDESYVAKMFAKGLNKIAQKVGEEAVEMVIEAKDNNAELFLNESADLLFHYLLLLNAKGHNLAEVLQILQSRHAK; translated from the coding sequence ATGAAAATTGATTTTGAAAAATATACAGATGGGCTGGTGCCAGCCGTTATTCAGGATTTTCAGACACATAAAGTGTTAATGCTTGGGTTTATGAATGCAGAAGCTGTTGAAAAAACAATGGAACTACAGAAAGTAACTTTTTTCAGCAGATCCAAGCAACGCCTATGGACCAAAGGAGAAGAGAGTGGACATTTTTTACATTTAAAATCCATTGCCGTAGATTGTGATAATGATACCCTTTTGATTCAGGCTTTACCTGAAGGCCCAACCTGTCATACTGGTTCAGATACCTGCTGGAATGAAAAAAATCATGCAGATCATTTTTTAACCTATTTAGAGCAAATAATTACGCTTAGAAAAAATGGAAGACCTGATGAATCCTATGTTGCCAAAATGTTTGCGAAAGGACTTAATAAAATTGCACAGAAAGTAGGTGAGGAAGCAGTTGAAATGGTTATAGAGGCCAAAGACAACAATGCTGAATTATTTTTGAATGAATCAGCAGATTTGCTTTTTCATTATTTGCTTTTGCTTAACGCTAAAGGGCATAACTTAGCAGAAGTCTTACAAATTCTACAATCTAGGCACGCTAAATAA
- a CDS encoding TlpA disulfide reductase family protein, translated as MKTILTALLLLLGNSIFAQPKFQINGNIANAKPNMLVFLMNGNDGKTIATDTVRDGKFTLKGSIAEPDIFQLGFVGYKEALDIFLDNDEVNITADFNQFSAATITGSAVQSDYQQFKSTFNPIRDRLNYLVQQINPEKNSFKRDSLIQLYELSKGKVLQEATLFAKGKPGSPVSSFVLFAISPLLNGNEDLEQRYAALNPSAKKGTFAKMIEQTIAEANLNKVGTVALEFSQKDTLGKMVSLQSFRGKYVLIDFWASWCGPCRAENPNLVNAFKKYSSKNFTVLGVSLDDNKASWMNAIRKDKLTWTQVSDLQSWNNQVAQLYKIRSIPANYLLDPNGKIIARDLRGEELQIKLKELLQ; from the coding sequence ATGAAAACGATTCTGACCGCTTTATTGCTCTTATTAGGCAATTCCATTTTTGCTCAACCCAAATTTCAGATTAATGGGAATATTGCTAATGCAAAACCCAATATGTTGGTTTTTTTAATGAATGGCAATGATGGGAAAACGATTGCTACAGATACTGTCAGAGATGGTAAATTCACCTTGAAAGGTTCGATTGCAGAACCAGATATTTTTCAATTGGGTTTTGTAGGATACAAGGAGGCGCTTGATATTTTTCTTGATAATGATGAAGTGAATATAACAGCTGATTTTAATCAGTTTTCTGCTGCCACTATAACAGGTTCTGCTGTTCAGTCAGATTATCAGCAATTCAAATCTACTTTTAATCCAATCAGAGATCGTCTGAATTATTTGGTTCAACAAATTAATCCTGAAAAGAATAGTTTTAAAAGGGATTCACTTATACAACTTTACGAACTTTCAAAGGGTAAAGTGTTGCAGGAAGCCACTTTGTTCGCTAAAGGAAAACCTGGATCCCCTGTTAGCTCATTTGTCTTGTTTGCCATAAGTCCTTTATTAAATGGAAACGAAGACCTGGAGCAACGTTATGCTGCATTAAACCCTTCAGCTAAAAAAGGCACATTTGCCAAAATGATTGAGCAAACCATTGCTGAAGCTAACCTTAATAAGGTAGGTACAGTAGCATTGGAGTTTAGTCAGAAAGATACGCTGGGTAAAATGGTCTCCTTACAATCATTCAGAGGAAAATACGTATTGATTGATTTCTGGGCCAGCTGGTGCGGGCCTTGCCGTGCTGAAAATCCCAATCTAGTAAACGCTTTTAAGAAATATTCTAGTAAAAATTTTACCGTATTAGGTGTTTCCCTAGATGATAATAAAGCGAGCTGGATGAATGCCATCAGAAAAGATAAATTAACCTGGACTCAGGTTAGTGATTTGCAAAGCTGGAACAATCAGGTTGCACAGCTTTATAAAATCAGAAGTATTCCTGCCAACTATTTGTTGGATCCTAACGGAAAAATCATTGCCAGGGATTTGCGAGGTGAAGAACTGCAGATTAAGCTGAAAGAATTGCTTCAATAA
- a CDS encoding outer membrane beta-barrel protein produces MLKRVLLLIFVYWQFTVAVHAQSNTSKSSSGNLGIITGTITDSARGEGVPFASLVLVGISGNAMKFQGVSDKNGNFEFNQLPLGYYSLRINAVGLLPVQIDSIFLRAERYDFNLGDIKLKFPGQSTLTEVVVYAEKPLFENKDDKLTYNIGESALSSGASTAELLKNIPLVNNDPNGKLLLKGKEPRILIDDKPTELNAQQLQDLLESLPGGTIEKIEIMTNPPPQYASEAGGVINIVTKKGKIGWLGRISLSAGTRGEGNFSGNISYRNKKFSYNQTLGLGASKLIGNGYSYRTNWYKDSTNQFNSSNQYTNQNLRPNIRTQFDWEWSKRFQMGLVYQGNMNYFDNQSVNQFVNINRFNEAYKISNRENSSIGNGYTHGIQLSAVLKGKKNTAEQLRLFLSANTSKNDNDRDFYQQFLVTGMVPTGIDSTQTQYFNNINSSWAGRLEYTKPLKHKGSNFSAGVNYNASRFHNTLNTNFLRKSDGVLIKNDLLSNDFFFYQQIASFRSGLSWLFNKDMRLTAGAQAEYTFMSFDFIKGNVANVENSYWNILPYATLRKDFNKQFNTALVYRATIRRPGIGELNPNIDYSDPYNLRYGNPGLLPTLSHNFDWNLNYSKGKYYINTSIGYNKVSQVFNTIRSLAEEGKTNITWLNIADRNEYEASIFGGYTFTKQFRMNGSIGYTYNRYGENEKKLYLYRDGGSLYTNVNYTYSPSSVWTFEGTARFNRFANPQGISRSNINTNFGVQHKMLDRRLIISFNAIDPFTPQSIRSFTSGPRFELESFSATRSRNYRISISFQLNRMVQKPAAIPKKKYGTKI; encoded by the coding sequence ATGCTAAAAAGGGTGCTTCTGTTGATTTTTGTATACTGGCAATTTACCGTTGCTGTTCATGCACAGTCTAATACATCAAAATCCAGTTCCGGCAACCTTGGAATCATCACTGGCACCATTACAGATTCTGCCCGGGGAGAAGGCGTTCCCTTTGCCAGCCTGGTTTTAGTGGGTATTTCTGGAAATGCAATGAAGTTTCAGGGGGTATCTGATAAAAATGGAAATTTTGAATTCAATCAACTCCCCCTGGGTTATTATTCCTTACGCATTAATGCTGTTGGCTTATTACCTGTTCAAATAGATAGTATTTTTCTTAGAGCAGAGCGCTATGATTTTAATTTGGGTGATATTAAGCTAAAATTTCCTGGACAGTCTACTTTAACTGAAGTAGTGGTTTATGCAGAAAAACCTTTATTCGAAAATAAGGATGATAAATTAACTTATAATATTGGGGAGAGTGCATTGAGTAGTGGGGCCAGTACGGCAGAGCTACTCAAAAACATACCGCTTGTGAATAATGATCCAAACGGAAAATTATTATTAAAAGGGAAGGAGCCCAGAATTTTGATTGATGATAAACCAACTGAATTAAACGCACAGCAATTACAAGATTTATTGGAGAGCCTGCCAGGAGGAACAATTGAGAAAATTGAGATTATGACCAATCCTCCACCACAGTATGCATCCGAGGCTGGTGGAGTAATTAATATCGTTACTAAAAAAGGAAAGATTGGCTGGTTGGGTAGAATCAGTTTGAGCGCAGGAACCAGAGGAGAGGGTAATTTTTCTGGAAACATAAGTTACCGGAATAAAAAGTTTTCTTACAACCAGACTTTAGGCTTAGGAGCAAGTAAACTAATAGGTAATGGGTATAGTTATCGTACCAATTGGTACAAAGATTCCACTAATCAATTCAATAGTTCCAATCAGTATACCAACCAGAATCTTAGACCCAATATTAGAACGCAGTTTGATTGGGAATGGTCAAAACGGTTTCAAATGGGATTGGTATATCAGGGTAATATGAATTATTTTGATAATCAAAGTGTCAATCAATTTGTCAACATCAACCGGTTTAATGAAGCATATAAAATAAGCAATAGAGAGAATAGCAGTATCGGGAACGGGTATACACATGGTATACAATTATCTGCTGTTCTGAAGGGGAAGAAAAATACTGCAGAACAATTAAGATTGTTTCTTTCTGCCAATACAAGTAAGAACGATAATGACAGAGACTTCTATCAGCAATTTCTGGTAACGGGAATGGTGCCCACAGGTATTGATTCCACGCAAACTCAGTATTTTAATAATATAAATAGTAGTTGGGCTGGGAGGTTGGAATACACAAAGCCGTTAAAACATAAGGGCAGCAATTTTAGTGCGGGCGTAAATTACAATGCTTCCAGGTTTCATAATACCTTAAATACTAATTTTCTGCGAAAGTCTGATGGTGTTTTGATAAAGAATGATTTATTGAGCAACGACTTTTTCTTTTATCAGCAGATTGCCAGTTTTCGTTCTGGATTGAGTTGGTTATTTAATAAAGACATGAGACTTACGGCAGGTGCACAGGCAGAATATACTTTTATGTCCTTTGATTTTATTAAAGGAAATGTTGCCAATGTAGAAAATAGCTACTGGAATATACTCCCATATGCAACATTGAGGAAAGATTTCAATAAACAATTCAATACAGCATTGGTATATAGAGCAACAATTAGAAGACCTGGTATTGGAGAACTGAACCCAAATATAGATTATTCAGATCCCTATAATTTACGTTACGGTAACCCGGGCTTGTTGCCTACATTGTCGCATAATTTTGATTGGAACCTGAATTATTCAAAAGGGAAATATTATATAAATACTTCCATTGGCTATAATAAAGTTTCACAGGTATTTAATACAATCCGTAGTTTGGCCGAAGAAGGGAAGACTAATATTACCTGGCTAAACATTGCAGATCGAAATGAATACGAAGCAAGCATTTTCGGAGGCTACACGTTTACCAAGCAATTCAGAATGAATGGCAGTATCGGATATACATACAATCGCTATGGCGAAAATGAGAAGAAATTGTATCTCTACAGAGATGGGGGTTCGTTATATACCAATGTAAATTATACCTACTCACCTAGTAGTGTTTGGACTTTTGAAGGTACTGCCCGTTTTAATCGCTTTGCAAACCCGCAGGGAATCAGCAGGTCGAATATCAATACCAATTTTGGGGTTCAACATAAAATGCTGGACCGACGATTGATTATATCTTTCAATGCTATTGATCCCTTTACACCACAATCCATACGGTCATTTACGAGCGGACCCAGATTTGAATTGGAAAGTTTCAGTGCTACCCGAAGCAGAAATTACAGAATCTCAATCAGTTTTCAATTGAACAGGATGGTTCAAAAACCGGCAGCTATTCCTAAAAAAAAATACGGCACAAAAATATAG